Proteins co-encoded in one Novosphingobium sp. PP1Y genomic window:
- a CDS encoding TraV family lipoprotein has protein sequence MVLLPEYSKPRTTRLIAPVLMALSASLSGCASLGSIMSPYPEKFSCKNPDHGQCIHPEDAYEDARADRKARSNPAVTNDRKLLRDSGKAARKLRGSARDAAGAFAGYRDSVYRELQGLIEAPVTPMLKSGETVRTLILPYADRQRPDRLFMPRYVYSILERPTWVVGGYLVKPVSPAAQLPVLRQIREKPVDDITPGGTGLAEPMPASETGR, from the coding sequence ATGGTCCTGCTTCCTGAATATTCCAAGCCGCGAACCACGCGCCTGATCGCACCTGTTCTGATGGCTCTTTCAGCCTCGCTTTCCGGCTGCGCCTCGCTCGGCTCGATCATGTCGCCCTACCCGGAAAAGTTCTCCTGCAAGAACCCCGATCACGGCCAGTGCATCCATCCCGAGGACGCCTACGAGGACGCCCGCGCGGACCGAAAGGCGCGCTCGAATCCGGCCGTGACCAACGACAGGAAGCTGCTGCGCGATAGCGGCAAGGCTGCCCGCAAGCTGCGCGGAAGTGCCCGCGACGCAGCGGGCGCCTTCGCGGGCTACCGTGACAGCGTTTATCGCGAACTCCAGGGCCTGATCGAGGCCCCGGTAACGCCCATGCTCAAATCCGGCGAGACCGTGCGCACTCTGATCCTGCCCTATGCCGACCGGCAGCGGCCCGACCGGCTGTTCATGCCCCGCTACGTCTATTCGATCCTGGAGCGCCCGACCTGGGTGGTGGGCGGCTATCTCGTAAAGCCCGTATCCCCTGCCGCGCAGCTGCCGGTGCTGAGACAGATCCGCGAAAAGCCCGTCGATGACATCACCCCCGGCGGCACGGGGCTTGCTGAACCTATGCCAGCATCGGAGACTGGAAGATGA
- a CDS encoding TraB/VirB10 family protein: MTDDMRRPGNTRPAQSGPEGKPEGREADKDMRPDTNLMQPSLVDVLRARWDTLGSGTRLRVKQATLLGAVGLLGYALYTASSAGDEPETDKPEASTLNMGAGLRGDSLEEKLRGDFKKVLDDQKLLGDRLAAIEEGKAPGQAGVPPLGEDLGDLPPALDGDIPSFPPPPEGIPDTITAMPPLPPSAPPAPPVEKVVGAIGSATSPVIPKGAEDSAADSKKKNRTIYLPPGFMKARLLTGVDALASRDATSNPEPIIARVQAPAVLPNDVKANLSGCFVIGNATGSLAKERVEVQLVSLSCVDFDEHSVVDQPVKGFFVDADGKKGLSGRVVTRAGAALARSFIAGTISGISQSVENTFGETSTSALGTVRSLDAADAAKTGIAGGLSKSSDKLTDFYLDLARQAGPIVEVGAAKDVVVVIQEGVALEIKPGAGSQF; this comes from the coding sequence ATGACCGATGACATGCGCCGCCCGGGGAACACGCGTCCAGCGCAAAGCGGGCCTGAAGGTAAGCCCGAGGGCAGGGAAGCCGACAAGGACATGCGCCCCGACACGAACCTGATGCAACCCTCGCTTGTCGATGTGCTGCGCGCGCGCTGGGACACGCTCGGATCGGGCACGCGCCTTCGCGTCAAGCAGGCAACACTTCTCGGCGCCGTCGGGCTGCTTGGCTACGCGCTCTATACCGCCAGCAGCGCGGGCGATGAACCCGAGACCGACAAGCCCGAAGCATCGACCCTCAACATGGGCGCGGGCCTTCGCGGCGACAGCCTTGAGGAGAAACTGCGCGGCGATTTCAAGAAAGTGCTCGACGACCAGAAGCTGCTGGGCGACCGGCTCGCCGCGATCGAGGAAGGCAAGGCGCCGGGCCAGGCCGGTGTCCCGCCGCTCGGCGAAGACCTGGGCGATCTGCCACCGGCACTGGACGGAGACATACCCTCCTTTCCGCCCCCGCCCGAAGGCATTCCCGACACCATCACAGCAATGCCGCCGCTGCCGCCCTCAGCCCCGCCTGCACCGCCTGTCGAGAAGGTGGTTGGCGCGATCGGTTCTGCGACGAGCCCGGTGATCCCCAAGGGCGCCGAGGACTCGGCCGCGGACTCGAAAAAAAAGAATCGGACGATCTATTTACCGCCTGGTTTCATGAAGGCGCGGCTCCTGACGGGCGTTGATGCCCTGGCAAGCCGCGATGCAACCTCGAACCCGGAGCCGATCATCGCCCGGGTCCAAGCGCCGGCCGTCCTGCCCAATGACGTCAAGGCCAACCTTTCCGGGTGCTTCGTCATCGGCAATGCCACCGGCAGCCTCGCCAAGGAGCGGGTCGAGGTCCAGCTGGTGAGCCTCTCGTGCGTCGACTTCGATGAACATTCCGTCGTCGATCAACCGGTCAAGGGCTTCTTCGTCGATGCCGATGGCAAGAAGGGCCTCTCGGGCCGCGTGGTGACGCGGGCCGGGGCCGCCCTTGCCCGCAGTTTCATAGCCGGCACCATCAGCGGGATCAGCCAGAGCGTCGAGAATACCTTCGGAGAGACCTCGACCTCGGCGCTCGGCACGGTGCGCTCGCTCGACGCCGCCGATGCCGCAAAGACCGGGATCGCAGGCGGGCTTTCCAAGTCCTCGGACAAGCTCACCGACTTCTACCTCGATCTTGCCCGCCAGGCAGGGCCAATCGTCGAGGTTGGCGCTGCCAAGGACGTGGTCGTCGTCATCCAGGAGGGCGTTGCCCTCGAGATCAAGCCCGGCGCGGGATCGCAATTTTGA
- a CDS encoding type-F conjugative transfer system secretin TraK encodes MLKPIRRSAKRASGAALFTAALLASPVTAQAQAIMVLPGQTSTIHLSNHDINHVVCEGGEIEDVRFSAEKAIAVEKAGSDAWIKFLVKEIDELGAVTRSYVSTPSEFFVSCNGAIYTLYAEPSDIPAQTVTLAPGRPQRAKANADLLAPLVEEERAVSISLAMLQDRLPASFAEVAPASGTIALPDLPGTALTERRRVAIEGAGLSASEYLVSPAASVTLDERSFLDRSLGVNIFAVTLDRLALKAGETARLVVIRRGEGQ; translated from the coding sequence ATGCTGAAACCCATTAGGCGCTCCGCGAAGCGCGCCAGCGGCGCAGCGCTGTTTACCGCGGCCCTGCTCGCCTCTCCGGTCACAGCGCAGGCCCAGGCGATCATGGTCCTGCCTGGCCAGACGAGCACCATCCACCTCTCCAACCACGACATCAACCATGTAGTCTGCGAGGGCGGCGAGATCGAGGACGTGCGCTTTTCCGCGGAGAAGGCGATCGCGGTTGAAAAGGCCGGATCGGACGCCTGGATCAAGTTCCTGGTGAAGGAAATCGATGAACTGGGCGCCGTCACGCGCAGCTATGTGTCCACCCCTTCGGAATTCTTCGTCTCGTGCAATGGCGCGATCTACACGCTCTATGCCGAACCTTCGGACATTCCGGCGCAAACCGTGACCCTGGCCCCGGGGCGCCCCCAGCGCGCAAAGGCCAACGCCGATCTCCTGGCCCCCCTGGTCGAGGAAGAACGCGCGGTTTCTATCAGCCTTGCCATGCTGCAGGACCGGCTGCCTGCAAGCTTCGCCGAAGTAGCGCCTGCCTCGGGCACGATCGCGCTACCCGACCTTCCCGGCACTGCACTGACCGAACGCAGACGCGTAGCGATCGAAGGCGCCGGGCTTTCGGCATCGGAATACCTAGTGAGCCCGGCGGCAAGCGTGACGCTCGACGAGCGCAGCTTCCTCGACCGGAGCCTTGGAGTGAACATCTTCGCGGTCACGCTCGACCGGCTTGCCCTCAAGGCCGGCGAGACCGCGCGCCTTGTCGTCATCCGCAGGGGAGAGGGGCAATGA
- a CDS encoding TraE/TraK family type IV conjugative transfer system protein, protein MALFSKDKDAGQDPLAGKPASFGIHRYLQGSANLFEENRLLKFAILGTLGVTAVLGMLLYTTNQNQRTVIVPFGSGGDLYVTGNTPSPGYLRTMTRNVVSLAGTYSAYSADRQFQELLSLAHPSAYNGLRDSLNAILDELANNPTLSIATYIRTDQPVTWDKTEIVVPVEKVRIIGGVIRKFRGNFRIGYAIDNGRFWLTRLSEEKFDAETH, encoded by the coding sequence ATGGCATTGTTCAGCAAGGACAAGGATGCGGGCCAGGATCCGCTCGCCGGCAAACCGGCAAGCTTCGGCATCCACCGCTACCTGCAGGGCTCGGCCAACCTCTTCGAGGAAAACCGGCTCCTCAAATTCGCGATTCTCGGAACGCTGGGGGTGACCGCAGTTCTGGGCATGCTGCTCTACACCACCAACCAGAACCAGCGCACGGTGATCGTGCCTTTCGGATCGGGCGGCGATCTTTACGTCACCGGCAATACGCCCTCCCCGGGGTACCTGCGCACGATGACCCGCAACGTGGTGAGTCTTGCCGGGACCTATTCAGCCTACAGCGCCGACCGCCAGTTCCAGGAACTCCTGAGCCTCGCGCACCCGAGCGCCTACAATGGCCTTCGCGACAGTCTCAACGCCATTCTCGACGAGCTCGCGAACAATCCGACGCTATCGATCGCGACCTACATTCGCACCGACCAACCCGTGACCTGGGACAAGACCGAGATCGTCGTGCCGGTCGAGAAGGTGCGCATCATCGGCGGTGTCATCCGCAAGTTCCGCGGCAATTTCCGGATCGGTTACGCGATCGACAACGGCCGCTTCTGGCTCACCCGCCTTTCCGAGGAAAAGTTCGATGCTGAAACCCATTAG
- a CDS encoding type IV conjugative transfer system protein TraL, protein MDERLPQYLHGPVQILWFGSDEFILVMSTIFVAAIVSGIVGWTLIGALLLFIPWKRARPRGFLSHLAWRWGLVRFRHYPGPTQTRFFE, encoded by the coding sequence TTGGACGAACGTCTGCCCCAGTATCTGCACGGCCCGGTCCAGATCCTATGGTTCGGCTCGGACGAGTTCATCCTGGTCATGTCGACGATCTTCGTCGCCGCCATCGTCAGCGGGATCGTCGGATGGACGCTCATCGGCGCCCTTCTCCTTTTCATCCCCTGGAAGCGGGCCCGGCCGCGCGGGTTCCTCTCCCATCTCGCCTGGCGCTGGGGCCTCGTACGCTTTCGTCACTACCCGGGTCCGACCCAGACCCGCTTTTTCGAGTGA
- a CDS encoding DsbC family protein — MSTAAPTLAQAEPAATGNDAQILSQAAEAAQRQLHQTFTNLAFEDFGPAPIKGAIYQAFAGGRVIYYAPASGHIVFGTVYDKNGLNVTALAQQASARKRFDLIDPQKALAIGPDNAPTVIEFTDPDCPYCRALDRFWAAKAAEGKPVRRLIYFVSQIHPGSAAKAEHILCSKDQAAAFHAIYAGAAPGTLLTCPEGKARVADDAGLVKAMGIGGTPTLIAGGKLIPGFQQAELEAFLEGRQDTEKASANAAR; from the coding sequence ATGAGCACGGCCGCGCCCACCCTGGCACAAGCAGAACCGGCAGCGACCGGCAATGATGCCCAGATACTGAGCCAGGCAGCCGAAGCCGCGCAGCGCCAGCTCCACCAGACCTTCACCAACCTCGCGTTCGAGGACTTCGGCCCCGCGCCGATCAAGGGCGCGATCTACCAGGCCTTCGCGGGCGGACGGGTGATCTACTATGCCCCGGCCAGCGGCCACATCGTCTTCGGGACCGTCTACGACAAGAACGGCCTCAATGTGACCGCGCTTGCCCAGCAGGCCAGCGCCAGGAAGCGTTTCGATCTCATAGATCCCCAGAAGGCGCTCGCCATCGGGCCGGACAATGCCCCCACCGTGATCGAGTTCACCGACCCCGATTGCCCTTATTGCCGTGCTCTGGACAGGTTTTGGGCAGCCAAGGCCGCCGAAGGCAAACCTGTACGGCGGCTCATTTATTTCGTGAGCCAGATTCACCCCGGTTCCGCAGCCAAGGCCGAGCATATCCTGTGCTCAAAAGACCAGGCCGCCGCCTTCCATGCGATCTACGCCGGTGCGGCCCCAGGCACTCTTCTGACCTGCCCGGAAGGGAAGGCGCGCGTCGCCGACGATGCCGGGCTCGTCAAGGCCATGGGCATTGGCGGAACGCCAACGCTCATCGCAGGCGGCAAGCTCATCCCGGGCTTCCAGCAGGCCGAACTCGAGGCGTTTCTCGAAGGCCGGCAGGACACGGAAAAGGCCAGCGCCAATGCTGCGCGCTGA
- a CDS encoding DNA-binding transcriptional regulator, whose product MSAYASIKQGFNEALVFAEGHASDAVVRQVEVQGADVALIRARTGLSQGAFARCIGVTKRTLLNWEQGCRRPTGPAQVLLALIAKRPSLVGELLR is encoded by the coding sequence ATGAGCGCATATGCAAGCATCAAGCAGGGCTTCAACGAAGCCCTGGTGTTCGCTGAAGGACATGCTTCGGACGCCGTTGTCCGTCAGGTTGAAGTTCAGGGCGCCGATGTCGCTCTGATCCGGGCAAGGACAGGCCTGTCGCAAGGGGCGTTTGCGCGCTGTATCGGCGTCACCAAACGAACTTTGCTGAATTGGGAACAAGGCTGCCGCCGTCCTACAGGGCCGGCCCAGGTGCTGCTGGCCTTGATCGCCAAACGCCCCTCGCTTGTCGGCGAACTCCTGCGCTAA
- a CDS encoding helix-turn-helix domain-containing protein — protein sequence MANQKHHRTNEEDILDEIKLISGKCIEGRRRMERITQAQLAAEAGIGIRWLREIEAGSPKPSIEDHLRCAARLGLPAGYFFLPMMFLQNRRSFPADLLHGDMNRLQEHCIEYIIEDYYLGAVIRKGRRASVPLDDASPRGIE from the coding sequence GTGGCCAATCAAAAGCATCACCGCACAAATGAAGAAGATATTCTGGACGAGATCAAATTGATCTCCGGAAAGTGTATCGAGGGACGGCGCAGGATGGAACGAATTACGCAGGCCCAACTGGCGGCCGAAGCAGGTATTGGCATACGCTGGCTGCGCGAAATTGAAGCCGGCAGTCCCAAGCCGTCGATCGAGGACCACCTTCGCTGCGCCGCCCGCCTCGGCCTCCCTGCTGGCTACTTCTTCCTGCCCATGATGTTCCTGCAGAACCGGCGGTCTTTCCCGGCTGACCTGCTCCATGGCGACATGAACCGGCTCCAGGAGCACTGCATCGAATACATCATCGAGGATTACTACCTGGGAGCGGTCATTCGCAAGGGCCGCCGCGCGAGCGTCCCGTTGGATGATGCTTCTCCGCGTGGCATTGAGTGA